A genomic stretch from Edaphobacter aggregans includes:
- the purB gene encoding adenylosuccinate lyase, with product MIPRYTRPEMGRIWSDENKYRCWLTVEVAASQALAKFGLVPQSAADAIRDRGAVTVDRINEIEAEVRHDVIAFTTTVAEHINAPEHSRWLHYGLTSTDVVDTAQALQLKEASAIIRTGIIALADVLKHRAIEFKHTPIIGRTHGIHAEPSTFGLKLLLWYSEIQRNLTRFDAAAEDLRVGKLSGAVGTFGHLKPEHEEAICAELGLRPVEVATQVVQRDRHAAYVATLAVLASTLDKIATEVRHLQRTEVREAEEFFSEKQKGSSAMPHKRNPITSEQISGLARVVRANAQTAFENIALWHERDISHSSAERVILPDSTILIDYLLAKTTNLIEKLLVYPARMLRNLESTGGLIFSGQLLLDLAESGMSREDAYRLVQSHAMNSWKNDLIFREEIAKVPEITARLSPEKLARAFDYNRQLANVDAIFARVLGNTI from the coding sequence TTGATCCCCCGCTACACTCGCCCGGAAATGGGCCGCATCTGGTCCGACGAGAACAAATACCGCTGCTGGCTCACCGTTGAGGTCGCCGCCTCCCAGGCCCTCGCCAAATTCGGCCTAGTCCCACAGTCCGCCGCCGACGCCATCCGCGACCGCGGCGCCGTCACCGTAGACCGCATCAACGAGATCGAAGCCGAGGTCCGCCACGACGTCATCGCCTTCACAACCACCGTCGCCGAGCACATCAACGCGCCCGAGCACTCCCGCTGGCTCCACTATGGCCTCACCTCCACCGACGTCGTCGACACAGCGCAGGCCCTCCAACTCAAAGAAGCCTCCGCCATCATCCGCACCGGCATCATCGCGCTCGCCGACGTCCTCAAGCACCGCGCCATCGAGTTCAAGCACACTCCCATCATCGGCCGCACCCACGGCATCCACGCCGAGCCGTCCACCTTCGGCCTCAAACTTCTCCTCTGGTACTCCGAAATCCAGCGCAACCTCACCCGCTTCGACGCCGCCGCCGAAGACCTCCGCGTAGGCAAGCTCTCCGGAGCCGTCGGCACCTTCGGCCACCTCAAACCCGAGCACGAAGAAGCCATCTGCGCCGAACTAGGCCTACGCCCTGTCGAAGTCGCCACACAAGTCGTTCAGCGCGACCGCCACGCCGCCTACGTCGCCACCCTCGCAGTCCTCGCCAGTACCCTCGACAAGATCGCCACCGAAGTCCGCCACCTCCAGCGCACCGAGGTCCGCGAAGCCGAAGAATTCTTCTCCGAGAAGCAAAAAGGCTCCAGCGCAATGCCCCACAAGCGCAACCCCATTACGTCGGAGCAAATCTCAGGCCTCGCCCGCGTAGTCCGCGCCAACGCCCAAACCGCCTTCGAGAACATAGCCCTCTGGCACGAGCGAGACATCTCCCACTCCTCAGCCGAGCGGGTCATCCTTCCTGACTCCACCATCCTCATCGACTATCTGCTCGCGAAGACGACGAACCTCATCGAAAAGCTCCTCGTCTATCCGGCGCGCATGTTGAGGAACCTAGAGTCCACCGGAGGCCTCATCTTCTCCGGCCAACTCCTCCTCGACCTCGCCGAATCCGGCATGTCACGCGAAGACGCCTACCGCCTCGTCCAGAGCCACGCCATGAACTCCTGGAAGAATGACCTCATCTTCCGCGAAGAGATCGCCAAAGTCCCCGAGATCACCGCTCGACTCTCCCCGGAAAAACTAGCCCGAGCCTTCGACTACAACCGCCAACTAGCCAACGTAGACGCCATCTTCGCCCGCGTTTTAGGAAACACCATCTAA
- a CDS encoding SDR family NAD(P)-dependent oxidoreductase encodes MPGRLAGKVAIVTGSGSGIGKAIAIRFASEGATVVVDYRNRPEQAIDTKTKAEAAGGKAITVQSDVTKMADTQNIVDQAYLQLGRCDILVNNAGIEKRADFWDVTEQDYDAVLNVNLKGAFFLTQFFVRRLRDAKLPGRIINISSVHEDMAFPHFSTYCASKGGIRMLMRNLAVELGPLGITVNNIAPGAIATPINKSLLEDKPKLDALLANIPLSRLGTSEEVAGLAAFLASDEAAYVTGSTYVIDGGLMVDYHEQ; translated from the coding sequence ATGCCAGGTCGCCTCGCAGGAAAAGTCGCCATCGTTACCGGTTCCGGCTCCGGCATCGGTAAGGCAATCGCCATCCGCTTCGCCAGCGAAGGCGCAACTGTAGTCGTCGACTACCGCAACCGTCCCGAACAGGCCATAGACACAAAGACCAAGGCCGAAGCCGCTGGCGGCAAAGCCATCACAGTCCAGTCCGACGTAACCAAGATGGCCGACACCCAGAACATCGTCGATCAGGCGTATCTACAACTGGGCCGCTGCGACATCCTCGTCAACAACGCCGGCATCGAGAAGCGCGCCGATTTCTGGGACGTCACCGAGCAAGATTACGACGCCGTCCTCAACGTCAATCTCAAGGGCGCCTTCTTCCTCACTCAGTTCTTTGTCCGCCGCCTCCGCGACGCCAAACTACCCGGCCGCATCATCAACATCAGCTCCGTCCACGAGGACATGGCCTTCCCCCACTTCTCCACCTACTGCGCCTCCAAGGGAGGCATCCGCATGCTCATGCGCAACCTCGCCGTCGAGCTAGGCCCCCTCGGCATCACCGTCAACAACATCGCGCCCGGAGCCATCGCCACCCCTATCAACAAATCTCTCCTGGAAGACAAGCCCAAACTCGACGCCCTCCTCGCCAACATCCCTCTCAGCCGCCTCGGCACATCAGAAGAAGTAGCGGGCCTCGCCGCCTTCCTCGCATCCGACGAAGCCGCCTACGTCACCGGCTCCACCTACGTGATCGACGGTGGCCTCATGGTCGACTACCACGAGCAATAA
- a CDS encoding MarR family winged helix-turn-helix transcriptional regulator: MATAKKQRAAVVATEKLVELAEFRYRLRRFLSFSETASEAVGISAQQYQLLQVVAAVPAGQESSITYIAERMMVRHNSAVELVDRAEKAALVRRVADESDHRRSLVEITGRGAELLSQLVAQHLIEVEAEGPELVRTLQRLISARAATTRKGGER; encoded by the coding sequence ATGGCGACAGCCAAGAAACAGCGTGCGGCAGTTGTGGCGACGGAGAAGCTGGTTGAACTGGCTGAGTTTCGTTATCGTCTGCGGCGGTTCCTGAGTTTCAGTGAGACGGCGTCGGAGGCCGTTGGGATTTCCGCGCAGCAGTATCAGTTGCTGCAGGTGGTGGCTGCAGTTCCAGCGGGGCAGGAGTCTTCCATCACCTACATCGCAGAGCGAATGATGGTCCGGCACAACAGTGCGGTTGAGTTAGTCGATCGTGCGGAGAAGGCGGCCCTGGTGCGGCGCGTTGCCGATGAAAGCGACCATCGGCGTTCGCTGGTGGAGATTACGGGGCGGGGAGCTGAGCTGCTCTCTCAACTGGTTGCGCAGCATCTTATTGAGGTTGAGGCAGAGGGGCCGGAGCTAGTGCGAACGCTGCAGCGACTGATCAGTGCGCGGGCGGCTACAACGAGAAAAGGTGGAGAACGATGA
- a CDS encoding TonB-dependent receptor plug domain-containing protein: MNKIFGSLSLCFFCLVSGFAQQSSPGDSSQSGRVSAVVQSVSVTTALEPFPLAESDRSVEFLAPEDERPLKNSVVDVLRGDPSLNLQARGGSGVQADLSVRGTTFEQSLILLNGLRINDAETGHLNLDIPVPLDAVGRVDVLHGSGSTFYGSDAIGGAVNLLTERPGPGFSLMASSGVGNYGSLEQHLRVNYAAGRVAEQFTGSRDTSDGFIADRNYSSNEAALESWLTLKPGTTDVLVAVSDRPYGANLFYGPYDSWERTKGWFASVQQQIGERTAASFGYRRHSDMFVLFADQPEIYENNHITTSYEGALRRVDALGRKASVSYGVEADGSGIRSNSLGEHGRNQGAGYANVSLRELGRFSLSVGAREEVFSGGGSVFSPNVAGAFRLSQTLRLRGAVGHGFRLPTYVDLYYSDPSTIGNPALRPESSWSYESGVDWSPGGGRVTVTATGFYLRQKDSIDYSKQELATDALTSAEPWQAVNVQHLNIVGVESTVRVRLTDRQRLQFGYSAAHAASPPAGLISEYAFNYASQNAIFGWSGELPGRWGREVSARTQVNVVQRTMQTAYPLWDVGLERNVGRVRPYLRLLNLSNMGYQEIPQVPMQGRTAMVGAAFLWDRR; encoded by the coding sequence ATGAATAAGATATTTGGGTCTCTTTCTCTTTGCTTTTTTTGTTTGGTTTCGGGGTTCGCGCAGCAGAGTTCTCCTGGTGATTCGTCGCAGAGTGGGCGGGTTTCGGCTGTGGTGCAGAGTGTCTCGGTTACGACTGCGCTTGAGCCATTTCCGCTGGCGGAGAGTGACCGATCGGTGGAGTTTCTGGCTCCGGAGGATGAGCGTCCGCTGAAGAACAGCGTGGTGGATGTGCTTCGGGGGGACCCCTCGCTGAACTTGCAGGCGCGGGGAGGGAGTGGTGTTCAGGCTGACCTCTCGGTGCGAGGGACTACGTTTGAGCAGTCGTTGATTTTGCTGAATGGGTTGCGGATTAACGATGCTGAGACGGGCCACTTGAATCTAGATATTCCGGTTCCGCTGGATGCGGTGGGGCGGGTGGATGTGCTGCATGGGTCGGGGTCGACGTTTTATGGGTCGGACGCGATTGGCGGCGCGGTGAATCTGCTGACCGAGCGGCCGGGGCCGGGGTTCAGTCTGATGGCGAGCTCGGGTGTGGGGAACTACGGGTCGCTGGAGCAGCATTTGCGGGTGAACTATGCCGCGGGGCGGGTGGCGGAGCAGTTTACGGGAAGTCGCGATACTTCGGATGGGTTTATCGCGGACCGGAACTACAGCAGCAATGAGGCAGCGTTGGAGAGTTGGCTGACGCTGAAGCCGGGTACGACGGATGTGCTGGTGGCGGTGAGCGATCGGCCGTATGGGGCGAATTTGTTTTATGGCCCGTATGACTCCTGGGAGCGGACTAAGGGGTGGTTTGCGAGTGTTCAGCAGCAGATTGGCGAGCGGACCGCAGCGAGCTTTGGGTATCGCAGGCATAGCGACATGTTTGTGCTGTTTGCCGACCAGCCGGAGATCTACGAGAACAACCACATTACGACGAGCTATGAGGGCGCGTTGAGGAGGGTGGATGCGTTGGGTCGCAAGGCTTCGGTGTCGTATGGTGTTGAGGCAGATGGCAGTGGGATTCGCAGTAACAGTCTGGGTGAGCATGGGCGGAATCAGGGCGCAGGGTATGCGAATGTGAGTCTGCGGGAGTTGGGGAGGTTTTCGCTGTCGGTGGGGGCGCGTGAGGAGGTGTTTTCGGGGGGCGGGTCGGTGTTTTCGCCGAACGTTGCGGGAGCTTTCAGGCTAAGCCAGACGCTTAGGTTGCGGGGGGCGGTGGGGCATGGGTTTCGGCTGCCTACGTATGTTGATCTGTACTACTCGGACCCCAGCACGATTGGGAATCCGGCGCTGCGGCCGGAGTCCTCGTGGAGTTATGAGAGTGGTGTGGACTGGAGTCCGGGGGGTGGGCGGGTCACGGTGACGGCTACGGGGTTTTATCTACGGCAGAAAGACAGCATTGACTACTCGAAGCAGGAGTTGGCTACGGACGCGCTGACCTCTGCCGAGCCGTGGCAAGCGGTGAATGTGCAGCACCTGAATATTGTGGGCGTGGAGAGTACGGTGCGGGTTCGGCTGACGGATCGGCAGCGGCTTCAGTTCGGCTATAGTGCGGCGCATGCTGCGTCGCCGCCGGCGGGGTTGATCTCGGAGTATGCGTTTAATTATGCGTCGCAGAATGCGATCTTTGGCTGGAGTGGAGAGCTTCCGGGGAGATGGGGGCGTGAGGTGTCGGCGCGGACGCAAGTAAATGTGGTGCAGAGGACGATGCAGACGGCTTATCCGCTGTGGGATGTAGGGCTTGAACGGAATGTTGGGAGGGTGCGACCTTATCTCAGACTATTGAATTTGAGCAATATGGGGTACCAGGAGATACCCCAGGTTCCGATGCAGGGGCGGACGGCAATGGTGGGGGCTGCGTTCTTATGGGATCGACGTTGA
- a CDS encoding glutaredoxin family protein, with product MDVTVYSAYWCRDCREAKRFLTTHNIPFKEVDIEHTPGAADLVLANVGKRAIPQFVIDGKWVQPYRPGYGFLHDEMAELFGVTNS from the coding sequence ATGGATGTGACCGTCTATTCCGCCTACTGGTGCCGCGACTGCCGCGAAGCGAAGCGTTTTCTCACCACCCATAACATCCCCTTTAAAGAAGTCGATATCGAGCACACGCCTGGCGCTGCCGATCTCGTCCTCGCCAACGTAGGCAAGCGTGCCATCCCGCAGTTTGTCATCGACGGCAAATGGGTCCAGCCCTACCGCCCCGGCTACGGCTTCCTCCACGACGAGATGGCCGAGCTCTTCGGTGTCACAAACTCCTGA
- a CDS encoding amidohydrolase family protein — protein MRTIVRALSSLTVTAALAASAQQQPIVLHNATIVDGTGSNARQHIDVTIQKGIIQSVKPASLKPPKAQNVVNCTGKTIIPGLISAHSHLGILINNADPSPSAYTTENVTAALNQFERYGVTTIVSLGLNRDLVYDLREQQRQGKLGGATILTAGRGLGVPNGQPGLNVAPDQIYRPASPDEARHQVDELASHHADLVKLWLDNAHGKLPPMDPAIYKAIIDESHKHHLRVAAHVYALADARQLVNDNVDILAHSVRDQLVDQAFTKSLLQHNTWYIPTLTLDEAFYLYATDPDVIQSAFFQDAAGPQLLSKLQAPDYASKTLGTPQTAQSQKDHAIAFQNLKTIYDAGVTVAFGTDSGAVPGRIPGFSEHRELEDMVTAGLTPLQAITVATGQNGRLLQSLNPKLNVGLIEPGYSADLIILTADPLMDVRNTRHIDAVYHQGRLIPNPPPQN, from the coding sequence ATGCGAACCATCGTCCGCGCTCTTAGCAGTCTCACTGTCACCGCAGCACTCGCAGCCTCCGCCCAGCAACAGCCCATCGTCCTTCACAACGCAACCATCGTCGACGGCACCGGCTCTAACGCACGCCAACACATCGACGTCACCATCCAGAAAGGAATCATCCAAAGCGTCAAACCCGCGTCCCTCAAGCCGCCCAAAGCCCAGAACGTCGTCAACTGCACCGGCAAGACCATCATCCCCGGACTCATCAGCGCCCACTCGCACCTCGGCATCCTCATCAACAACGCCGACCCATCGCCCAGCGCCTACACCACCGAAAACGTCACCGCGGCACTCAACCAGTTCGAGCGTTACGGCGTCACTACCATCGTCTCGCTCGGCCTCAACCGCGACCTCGTCTACGACCTCCGCGAGCAGCAGCGCCAGGGCAAGCTAGGCGGAGCCACCATCCTCACCGCAGGCCGAGGCCTCGGCGTCCCCAACGGACAGCCCGGTCTCAACGTAGCTCCTGACCAGATCTATCGTCCCGCCTCGCCCGATGAAGCCCGCCACCAGGTCGACGAGCTAGCCAGCCACCACGCCGACCTCGTCAAGCTCTGGCTCGACAACGCGCACGGCAAGCTCCCGCCGATGGACCCAGCCATCTACAAGGCCATCATCGACGAGTCCCACAAGCACCACCTCCGCGTCGCCGCCCATGTCTACGCCCTCGCCGACGCCCGCCAGCTCGTAAACGACAACGTCGACATCCTTGCCCACTCCGTCCGCGACCAGCTCGTAGACCAGGCCTTCACCAAGTCCCTCCTCCAGCACAACACCTGGTACATCCCCACCCTCACCCTCGACGAAGCCTTCTACCTCTACGCCACCGATCCCGACGTCATCCAATCCGCCTTCTTCCAGGATGCCGCCGGCCCCCAGCTACTCTCCAAACTCCAGGCACCCGACTACGCCTCCAAGACTCTCGGCACCCCCCAAACCGCTCAATCCCAAAAAGACCACGCCATTGCCTTCCAGAACCTAAAAACCATTTATGACGCTGGCGTCACCGTCGCCTTCGGCACCGACTCCGGAGCTGTCCCCGGCCGCATTCCCGGCTTCAGCGAACATCGCGAGCTCGAAGACATGGTCACCGCTGGCCTAACCCCGCTTCAGGCCATCACCGTCGCAACCGGCCAGAACGGACGCCTCCTGCAATCCCTCAACCCCAAGCTCAACGTCGGTCTCATCGAACCCGGCTACTCCGCCGACCTCATCATCCTCACTGCCGACCCACTCATGGACGTCCGCAACACCCGCCACATCGATGCCGTCTACCATCAGGGACGCCTCATCCCCAATCCGCCGCCGCAAAACTAA
- a CDS encoding chloride channel protein, giving the protein MTQAEDHSTLRDYSATNRMLVISGLAAILGGAGAVLAWMLLGLIRLATNVFYFHQFSFANTSPADNTLGWKAVFAPVIGGLLIGVIARFGSEKIRGHGMPEAIEAIVFKGGKVAPRIAVLKPIATAIAIGSGGPFGAEGPIIMTGGATGSLIGQLLHTTDAERTTLLVAGAAAGMSATFSCPLSAVLLAVELLLFEWRPRSMVPVAVASVTAGAIRRLLLGPGPIFPMQPTIVPMHHMAMIGALIVGLAAALLSTGLSRVLYGVEDLFERLPVHWMWWPAIGGVVVGIGGLIFPPALGVGYGVIQRLVTDDITWKLIIGVLLVKSFIWTFSLGSNTSGGILAPLLMIGGAMGAALGHVLTPVSQGAWAVVGMSSVLAAAIGAPLTAAMLAVELTHNGGLMLPVLLACVVSYAMGVLLQPRSILTERLSRRGFHLSREYGVDPLETVMVRDAMHTSVFALSADATRQDAADWLAKMNQRGSEAWSHWQRLFPLVDAAGNLSGVLARSQMITAAEAGELHRPLLDSGSSKPAVIGPRETLRSAAERMAESKLTSFPVVDTNGALVGILNIDDLLTARGKASLRDSDRKRVLTLRWPFGRRQRAVHAIDDIVDRAFESAARDHIELEQAEEKIESGLD; this is encoded by the coding sequence ATGACTCAGGCTGAGGATCACAGTACGCTGCGCGACTATTCGGCAACGAACCGAATGTTGGTGATCAGCGGGTTGGCGGCGATACTTGGCGGCGCAGGTGCTGTGTTGGCCTGGATGCTGCTGGGGCTTATTCGGCTGGCGACGAATGTCTTTTACTTCCACCAGTTCAGCTTCGCTAATACCTCTCCGGCGGACAACACGCTGGGATGGAAAGCCGTGTTTGCGCCGGTGATCGGTGGCTTGTTGATCGGTGTGATCGCTCGGTTTGGGTCGGAGAAGATTCGCGGCCATGGGATGCCTGAGGCAATTGAGGCGATTGTTTTTAAGGGTGGGAAGGTGGCCCCGCGGATTGCGGTTCTGAAGCCAATTGCGACGGCGATTGCGATCGGTTCGGGTGGACCGTTTGGCGCGGAGGGGCCGATCATCATGACGGGTGGGGCCACGGGGTCGCTGATTGGCCAGCTGCTGCACACCACGGATGCCGAGCGTACGACGCTGCTGGTGGCTGGCGCGGCGGCGGGTATGTCGGCTACGTTCTCGTGTCCTCTGTCGGCGGTGTTGCTTGCGGTGGAACTACTGCTGTTTGAGTGGAGGCCGCGAAGCATGGTGCCTGTGGCTGTGGCTTCGGTGACAGCTGGCGCGATTCGCAGACTGCTGCTCGGCCCGGGGCCTATCTTCCCGATGCAACCGACGATAGTGCCTATGCACCACATGGCGATGATTGGGGCGTTGATTGTCGGCCTAGCCGCAGCGTTGTTGTCCACAGGATTGAGTCGCGTGCTTTATGGGGTGGAAGATCTGTTCGAGCGTCTTCCTGTCCATTGGATGTGGTGGCCAGCGATTGGTGGTGTTGTTGTAGGGATTGGCGGGCTTATCTTTCCGCCTGCGCTGGGTGTTGGTTATGGTGTGATTCAGAGGCTGGTTACTGACGACATTACGTGGAAGCTGATTATTGGCGTTCTGCTGGTGAAGAGCTTTATCTGGACTTTTTCGCTGGGCTCGAATACATCGGGTGGAATTCTTGCGCCGCTGTTGATGATTGGTGGTGCGATGGGGGCGGCATTGGGTCATGTGCTGACTCCGGTGTCGCAGGGGGCGTGGGCGGTGGTGGGGATGTCGTCGGTGCTGGCGGCGGCGATTGGGGCTCCGCTGACGGCGGCGATGTTGGCGGTGGAGTTGACCCACAACGGCGGGCTGATGCTGCCGGTGTTGCTGGCTTGCGTGGTCAGCTACGCGATGGGTGTGCTGCTGCAGCCGCGCTCGATCCTTACTGAGCGGCTTAGCAGGCGTGGATTCCACCTGAGCCGTGAGTATGGCGTGGATCCGCTTGAGACGGTGATGGTCCGCGACGCGATGCATACGAGTGTCTTTGCCCTGTCGGCGGATGCGACGCGACAGGATGCTGCGGACTGGCTGGCTAAGATGAATCAGCGCGGCAGCGAGGCTTGGTCGCACTGGCAGCGGCTGTTTCCGTTGGTAGATGCTGCGGGCAACCTGAGCGGCGTTTTGGCTCGGAGTCAGATGATTACGGCGGCAGAGGCTGGAGAGCTGCATAGACCGTTGCTCGATTCGGGTAGTTCAAAGCCAGCGGTGATTGGGCCGCGAGAGACGCTGCGCTCGGCTGCGGAGAGAATGGCCGAGTCGAAGCTCACGTCGTTTCCGGTGGTCGATACGAACGGAGCGCTTGTGGGCATCCTGAATATCGACGACCTGCTGACCGCGCGTGGGAAGGCCAGTCTGCGGGACAGCGACCGCAAGCGCGTACTAACACTTCGCTGGCCGTTTGGGAGACGACAACGTGCGGTGCATGCCATTGACGACATTGTGGACAGAGCGTTTGAGAGTGCTGCACGTGACCACATTGAACTTGAACAGGCCGAGGAAAAGATCGAGAGCGGGCTCGACTAA
- a CDS encoding agmatine/peptidylarginine deiminase, with protein MPAEWALHAATWIAWPHNAEDWPGKFQPIPWVYAEIVRHLSCCEDVHILVNNDDAEKRASNFLRRGGANLARLHFHHWATDRVWLRDSGPIFIKNPTGENAITNWKFNAWAKYDNYRRDDQIPAHVAKLYDMPQYKPEALNADGKLHRLVLEGGSIDVNGAGTLITTEECLLSEIQQRNPGLGDEETTRRTLEQAFHDYLGIDQTIWLHRGCAGDDTHGHVDDITRFVGENTILTAVETNTHDENHLPLAENLDRLRTARNLNGEPFEIIELPMPAPVVFEGQRLPASYANFYIANDLVLVPTFNDANDRHALNTIARCFPARDVIGIHAVDLVWGLGTLHCMTQQEPA; from the coding sequence ATGCCAGCCGAGTGGGCCCTCCACGCCGCCACCTGGATCGCCTGGCCCCACAACGCTGAGGACTGGCCCGGAAAATTCCAACCCATCCCTTGGGTCTACGCCGAGATCGTCCGCCACCTCTCCTGCTGCGAAGACGTCCACATCCTCGTCAACAACGACGACGCCGAAAAGCGCGCCTCCAACTTCCTCCGCCGCGGAGGAGCCAACCTAGCCCGCCTCCACTTCCACCACTGGGCCACCGACCGCGTCTGGCTCCGCGACTCCGGCCCCATCTTCATCAAGAACCCCACCGGCGAAAACGCCATCACCAACTGGAAGTTCAACGCCTGGGCCAAGTACGACAACTACCGCCGCGACGACCAGATCCCCGCACACGTAGCCAAGCTCTACGACATGCCCCAGTACAAACCCGAGGCCCTCAACGCCGACGGCAAACTCCACCGCCTCGTCCTCGAAGGCGGCAGCATCGACGTCAACGGCGCCGGCACCCTCATCACCACCGAGGAGTGCCTCCTCTCCGAGATCCAGCAGCGCAACCCCGGCCTCGGCGACGAAGAGACCACCCGCCGCACCCTCGAGCAGGCCTTCCATGACTATCTAGGCATCGACCAGACCATCTGGCTTCACCGCGGCTGCGCTGGCGACGACACCCACGGCCACGTCGACGACATCACCCGCTTCGTCGGCGAAAACACCATCCTCACCGCCGTCGAGACCAACACCCACGACGAAAACCACCTTCCCCTCGCCGAAAACCTCGACCGCCTCCGCACCGCCCGCAACCTCAACGGAGAGCCCTTCGAGATCATCGAACTCCCCATGCCCGCCCCCGTAGTCTTCGAAGGCCAGCGCCTCCCCGCCAGCTACGCAAATTTCTACATCGCCAACGACCTCGTCCTCGTCCCCACCTTCAACGACGCCAACGACCGCCACGCTCTCAACACCATCGCCCGCTGCTTCCCCGCCCGCGACGTCATCGGAATCCACGCGGTCGACCTCGTCTGGGGCCTCGGTACGCTACACTGCATGACGCAACAGGAGCCCGCGTAA
- a CDS encoding DUF3175 domain-containing protein produces the protein MATKKKWSAKVDTDSTHPDEGLFNTSASAVAKALASKKVSPKGPASGMRMLNFYINRAGKNLSSERHAELEKAKALLSKIIEDQRSKTPSTAKKSSPKKTPAKAAKKAPAKKSTRK, from the coding sequence ATGGCGACGAAGAAAAAGTGGTCCGCGAAGGTTGACACAGATTCGACCCACCCTGACGAAGGTCTCTTCAACACGAGCGCATCAGCCGTAGCCAAAGCACTGGCCTCAAAGAAAGTCTCCCCCAAGGGCCCAGCCTCCGGCATGAGAATGTTGAATTTTTACATCAACCGAGCCGGCAAGAATCTATCATCAGAGCGTCACGCCGAACTCGAAAAAGCCAAGGCGCTGCTGTCGAAGATCATCGAAGACCAGAGATCAAAAACACCATCGACCGCAAAGAAATCCTCTCCGAAGAAGACGCCAGCGAAAGCGGCAAAGAAGGCCCCAGCAAAGAAATCCACCCGAAAATAG
- the tadA gene encoding tRNA adenosine(34) deaminase TadA, with translation MDSALHDEQMMRLAIAQAQAAEAAGEVPVGAVAVHNGEVIGRGQNRVLRDSDPTAHAEIVALREAGRALSNYRLVTPEGGCTLYVTLEPCAMCASAILHARIARLVYAADDPKAGACGSVLSVMNHPQLNHRVEVTPGLLAEECSRMLSNFFLERRGKKRFDPHPMDTEEAILGGPDGDEEKVVREG, from the coding sequence ATGGACTCCGCCCTTCACGACGAGCAGATGATGCGTCTCGCCATCGCCCAAGCCCAGGCCGCCGAAGCCGCAGGCGAAGTCCCCGTAGGCGCCGTCGCAGTCCACAACGGCGAAGTCATAGGCCGAGGCCAGAACCGAGTCCTCCGCGACAGCGACCCCACCGCCCACGCCGAAATCGTAGCCCTCCGCGAAGCAGGCCGCGCCCTCTCGAACTACCGCCTTGTCACTCCAGAGGGAGGCTGCACCCTCTACGTCACGCTCGAACCCTGCGCCATGTGCGCCAGCGCCATCCTGCACGCCCGCATCGCCCGCCTCGTCTACGCCGCCGACGACCCCAAAGCCGGAGCCTGCGGCAGTGTCCTAAGCGTCATGAACCACCCCCAACTCAATCACCGAGTAGAAGTCACCCCCGGCCTCCTCGCCGAAGAGTGCAGCCGCATGCTCAGCAACTTTTTCCTCGAACGCCGCGGAAAGAAGCGCTTCGACCCGCATCCTATGGACACAGAAGAAGCGATCCTGGGAGGACCCGATGGCGACGAAGAAAAAGTGGTCCGCGAAGGTTGA